The Rosa rugosa chromosome 3, drRosRugo1.1, whole genome shotgun sequence sequence AATAGAAACAAATATGCATTGGAATTTGCATGGTAATAGAAAAAGGATTCAATTGTATGGATGTAGGTTCCTTATTTAGTTCCAGCGGTCCACATTCAGTCCAGAAAGCTCTATTAAATGTCCTATATTTTTATCATTCTTTGTTGCTCTATACTTCAATAAACTTAATTCCCTACTACAGTAATGTATATAAAATCATTATATGATTACAATAATTAATCAGCCACTCCAGCAGTCCAGCCCCCTTGAGTAACCAAAACAGGtcttaaaacttaaaaaaactTTGGAAGAGAGTGAGCAACAGTATTTCCACTAATAGGGTTGGAAACAAATCAAATTAACAATATATATCTCTCTAGCATGATCACCATAAACCATAGAGTTGATAAAGAATAAGACTTATACTTGAAAATAAATGGAAATTAACAGAAATCTGATTTCTTCCTTAGTCTAGGGATATGCTACTACAGTACTACCAGTGCCATAACCAAGACAGTGATCTTTACGGTAAGAGTATATAATCCTCATAGCATCATACTTAATTTCTAGTATCTCTATCCTTCTCATTATCTGATTCACAGGAAAACCAGACATTTTGCTAGCTAATGAAAATGAGTCTCAACAATGACAATTCCAGATAGTACAACCAATATGAGACAGCATCAGAAAACCAAACGCACATGCATCATAGAGACTTGCACTTAATGTACTCTCCAAAATGCAACCAAGTCTATAAGCTGCAGATGATAAATATCATTTGTTACTTTGTTTGGGTAATTTTTGATCAATCATGGGTCCAAGAAGATTATCTCAGCTTGCATTGAGGCACGCCTAAACTGGACCACCTTTTTTAACATTTCCAAAGAACCATCTCCAGAAGCGGGCTGAAGAGTCATCCGCTCAAGCACAGGTGAACTTAACAGCAGAAATTTGATCAAATCTAGTTCAGCTTTGGCACCAGAGATGCAAGTTATTTCTATACCTCGAAGTTGGGTGAACTGATAATTCGAGTTGTCGTCTAAATTTTGTAACCAAGAGTTCACTTCACCCACAACATCCCCATCGTCACGGTGGACCTAAAATAATGTCAATGACATCATTATCTTAAACATTTTACAACATATCTCTCAGAACTGcaacttttctgaaagtagagaTTTTATATTTCAAGAATACAATATCATTTAGAAAGTTATAGACTCACAAAAATCTCTAGCTCCTGTAGAGCTGGGGAGCTACTTATGAGGCATAGAGCAGTTGTAATCTCCTCTAGATCAGTGAAGCTTACACTCATAGAAAGAACTTTCAGATATATTAATGGTTCTGGCAGCTTTCCTGGCAAAGCACCAACAGCCAAATACTGCAGCAAAATGGCGAAAGTAAAAAAGCAAACTCATTAGCATATTATTCCCATCATCTTTCATATGATCCATCTGATGAAAGTATGAAAcatgtttcaaaaaaaaaaaaatgaaaacaaatgaAAGTATGAAACAGCATAACCCTATACCTTTAAAGAGTAACTCGTGATTTCAAGACATCGAATGTGACATAGGTGAACGACAAACTTAAGCAAATTGCTTGAACTGCCAACAACCCGCTTTTGCTTGACATTGAATTCCAAAGCAATGTAAACATATTCAAGATTCAGAGTATTCCGAAGATTAACATCCTCAAAATCACCCTCAATGACAAGGAACTTGAGAGTTGGTGCATCAATGTTGAGATGTGTGAAACCATTGCAGTTTTTCAAAATCAATCCCTCAAGCATAGGACAATGAACTATGACATCTTCAAACACATTTTGGGTCAATGTAACACGCTCAATGTTAAGACGCTTCAAACTCTTGAAGCCATTGAAAGTTGATGGAAGTTTTAGAATACAATTACGCAAGCGCAAACAGATTATGTCTTCACAAGAAAACAAACATGAAGGCAAGTTGTAGCGCTGACCATTCCCGAGTTCAAGTATCAAATGTTTGATGGAGCTTCTTGATAGATGAAAAACCCATCTATCAATATCAGCAGTGGCTAGAAGATCTCGATGAGAAAGCTTGAACTTGCGTATGGGGCCAATGTGCAGTAAGAGTACTTGATCAACAATGTTTGCAAAGGTGAGAGGATTTTGAGTTGAAACACACTGCTCATCAAACGTAAGATTTTGAAGCATGGCCGATTTGTACCTCCACTTCGTTGATAAAATACTTGTCCTCACTGCCTCCTTGATCGACAGATGTTCCAAAATAATATCTATAACATCACTTGGTAAGTTGCTAATTTTGTCCAACTCCGCCTCTACTTTTGAAGGAGGCTTGGATGGTTTCCTTTGCTCCTGAAACTTTCAATtaattagaaaagaaaatatcatTGATCAAATATATTGACCAGTAGTGTCCAGACAATTTTAACTATGCCATTGTCTATTTGAGAATGTAATTAAGCAACAAAGATCATATCTTTACATTCAGAACATATTGCCGAATTAATATAGTCTATCACCTTGAAAAGAAGTAGCTTTCCATTCTCTTTTCATAACTAGTCCATATATATCGAAGGATTTGGTTTTAGGCTTTACAGTAATCCTCTAATGCATAGGTTCTACCAAAGAGCAGACAGTGGCTGAGACTCCGATCTGATTCTTTTATCACATTGGATTAAGCCAAGATAGGTCTTAAATCAAAGTACATAAGCTGATAAAACTTCTGTCTAGAAAGGAATGTTGAGAATATGATCTGTGTGTTTACGTTTTTTAGGAGAATGTTGAGCTTCGCTGGAAGCTGATCGATAAGAAGCAAGAGGTTTTATAATGGTCATATACATAAGAAGCTATTAAGCAACATATTTCTATTCTGGTTTTGTTTGACTTGCACTGTTCCTAAGAGTCTTGTATGCAAGAAAATGAACTAATATCCAGTTTATAGGGCTTAATTGGCAGGCAACAAACTAAATAAGCACAAATCTCCAATAAAATTGGCTTTTTCAGATAAGacgagtatatatatataggatcatTTAACAGGTAGAGTTGCCATGTAGTCGATCAAAGGCATAGATCCAAATTCGAGTACTACAAATAGAagattatttaatttttaatttttgttataCTGAAAAGGATCGATCAAACCTGAGGTAGCCTAATCCAAACCCAATTCGCATTCATCACCCACCACTTGGGCTAACCAAAAGGCTTAATGATCTACTAAAAAGAAGATAGTTAACCAGGTGTGCTGAATCCCTGATTCTCTATTTAATTGCGAACAGTTTAAAAATTGGAAAGTGCTACAACTTCGAAATGCAAATGAATCAATAATCTCGTAAAGTGATCAAGTCCTTGAAAGGCAAAGATCGAGAATTCCTCTAATGCCCTTCACTGTGACTCCATAACAACGAGAAGAACACAAGTATGGAGAACTTGCACATGCTTagttaaataaaaaattatcgATCGAACTGTATGAAAATAATGCAGATTGCACGaaatcaaaaccaaagaaaCCCATCAGTTACCTCAGACATTTTATCCAGAAATTTGGAGATGTTAAGCCCTATGATCACTGCTCAACTACCAAGCTAAGAAACCAAGAAGCTCATCACCTATTCACCTCATACCGGATGTTGATGTAACGTACGAGAAGAACATGTTAGGGTTTCTCGGCAAAAGAGTTACAGATGGAGAGAAGTCGAGGAGGCTTTGAAGTTTGGTGAAGGTTATATTTTAGGAATTAGAAATTTATTTAGCCCGAGGAGAAATGAAATAAGCACGACTCATCATGGGCCAATGGCTATGCGTCACAATACACGTGGATGACGGTTGGGAATTCGTTCCTGCCCAACTGTTACAAAACATCTCTCTGTTTCCCTGCATTAACCCTTTGCAGTCTttagttactttttttttttcctttacaaCAACTAGTATTTCGTGAGTCAAATTCAGGACCTCCCACTTACGAAGAGGAGTTTGATACAgctagaccaaatggtattgATCTGCAGTCTTAAGTTTAGTGAATTGAACATTGCAACTGATTTTTAACAAATTTTAAAAAGTGAGAAATTAGTTTGGCCACAAAAccttaaaacaaaaattaacaaTAAGAATAGTAGAGTGATTACTGTGTAGTCCGCGAGTACCATGTATCCATCACCCCAACAACAATAGCGCAGTCAAGTTCATACAAAgagcaaaagaaaaattaaaataattcaAAATGGCCGATTACCATCAAAATACAAGACCTTCTTAACAAATAAAGTTGTACCGAATCATGCACACCACCTCTCTACAGCCCAATAATATAGAAGTGGTTGGA is a genomic window containing:
- the LOC133741294 gene encoding F-box/FBD/LRR-repeat protein At1g13570-like isoform X2, coding for MSEEQRKPSKPPSKVEAELDKISNLPSDVIDIILEHLSIKEAVRTSILSTKWRYKSAMLQNLTFDEQCVSTQNPLTFANIVDQVLLLHIGPIRKFKLSHRDLLATADIDRWVFHLSRSSIKHLILELGNGQRYNLPSCLFSCEDIICLRLRNCILKLPSTFNGFKSLKRLNIERVTLTQNVFEDVIVHCPMLEGLILKNCNGFTHLNIDAPTLKFLVIEGDFEDVNLRNTLNLEYVYIALEFNVKQKRVVGSSSNLLKFVVHLCHIRCLEITSYSLKYLAVGALPGKLPEPLIYLKVLSMSVSFTDLEEITTALCLISSSPALQELEIFVHRDDGDVVGEVNSWLQNLDDNSNYQFTQLRGIEITCISGAKAELDLIKFLLLSSPVLERMTLQPASGDGSLEMLKKVVQFRRASMQAEIIFLDP
- the LOC133741294 gene encoding F-box/FBD/LRR-repeat protein At1g13570-like isoform X1 encodes the protein MSEFQEQRKPSKPPSKVEAELDKISNLPSDVIDIILEHLSIKEAVRTSILSTKWRYKSAMLQNLTFDEQCVSTQNPLTFANIVDQVLLLHIGPIRKFKLSHRDLLATADIDRWVFHLSRSSIKHLILELGNGQRYNLPSCLFSCEDIICLRLRNCILKLPSTFNGFKSLKRLNIERVTLTQNVFEDVIVHCPMLEGLILKNCNGFTHLNIDAPTLKFLVIEGDFEDVNLRNTLNLEYVYIALEFNVKQKRVVGSSSNLLKFVVHLCHIRCLEITSYSLKYLAVGALPGKLPEPLIYLKVLSMSVSFTDLEEITTALCLISSSPALQELEIFVHRDDGDVVGEVNSWLQNLDDNSNYQFTQLRGIEITCISGAKAELDLIKFLLLSSPVLERMTLQPASGDGSLEMLKKVVQFRRASMQAEIIFLDP